Proteins from a genomic interval of Zingiber officinale cultivar Zhangliang chromosome 2A, Zo_v1.1, whole genome shotgun sequence:
- the LOC122044056 gene encoding U3 small nucleolar ribonucleoprotein protein MPP10-like, whose protein sequence is MEYAPKDDMFAYNLIQVYDCFQGHFDDVERAPILPSKPPKETKEMDENKSKKGLAEIYEEEYAQKTGLAPALLSTSDKLKIEATMLFKKISLKLDALSHFHFAPKPVIEDMSIQVNVPALAMEEVAPLAVSDAAMLAPEEIFHGKGNIKEEAELTKEERKRRRANQKR, encoded by the exons ATGGAGTATGCGCCAAAGGATGAtatgtttgctt ACAATCTAATTCAAGTTTATGATTGCTTCCAGGGTCATTTTGATGACGTTGAAAGAGCACCTATCTTGCCATCTAAACCCCCTAAGGAGACCAAAGAGATG gatgaaaataagagtaagaaGGGTCTTGCCGAGATATATGAG gAAGAATATGCGCAGAAGACAGGTCTAGCTCCAGCTCTTCTTTCTACTTCTGATAAACTTAAGATTGAG GCAACAATGCTATTCAAAAAGATTTCCTTAAAGTTGGATGCGCTGTCTCACTTCCATTTTGCTCCAAAGCCG gttattgaggacatgtctatacaagtcaatgtacctgctctagcaatggaagag gttgctccattggccgtctcagatgcggctatgcttgcccctgaggagatttttcatggaaaaggaaacatcaaagaagaggcagagttaacaaaagaagagaggaaaaggagacgggccaaccagaaaaga